The following coding sequences lie in one Desulfurispira natronophila genomic window:
- a CDS encoding HDOD domain-containing protein encodes MNRIVELLDASDAFPSPSGVIAEIVEVLNDPDANFDKIGRSISMDPYLSGKVLGMANSAFYSRGKECTNVQQAIMRVGMDSLSGLVLGSFAAQSSGEMMGSSERLQAFWRHCLCVALLAKKITRRTQLPHQEQAYVAGILHNIGTLAMQVLDGDSYANLLRRVEQGEDILCLERELYGIDHCELGFHVAQRWKLPKGIAIAIEGHRHVEAMAADSEYRGLAALVAMGDILSQDVFADDPSVVVVPYQAAQLDAARAVTGLDEDACKIMLEETQMIREEIASLAAELF; translated from the coding sequence GTGAATCGAATAGTAGAACTGCTGGATGCCAGCGATGCCTTTCCCAGCCCCTCGGGGGTTATTGCCGAAATCGTGGAAGTTCTCAATGATCCCGATGCCAACTTTGACAAGATAGGTCGTTCCATATCCATGGATCCTTACCTCAGCGGCAAGGTGCTGGGGATGGCCAACAGTGCCTTTTACTCTCGCGGCAAGGAGTGCACCAATGTGCAGCAGGCGATTATGCGTGTTGGTATGGATTCCCTCAGTGGCTTGGTGCTTGGCTCTTTTGCGGCTCAGTCATCGGGTGAGATGATGGGTTCGTCTGAACGCTTGCAGGCTTTCTGGCGCCACTGCCTTTGCGTGGCTTTGCTGGCCAAAAAAATTACCCGTCGTACTCAGTTGCCCCATCAGGAGCAGGCATATGTGGCGGGAATTCTCCACAATATTGGCACCCTGGCCATGCAAGTTCTTGATGGTGACAGTTACGCAAACCTGCTGCGACGAGTAGAGCAGGGTGAGGATATATTGTGTCTGGAGCGAGAGCTTTACGGAATTGATCACTGTGAGCTGGGGTTCCATGTGGCGCAGCGCTGGAAGTTGCCCAAAGGGATAGCTATAGCCATTGAGGGTCACCGGCATGTGGAGGCTATGGCAGCAGACAGTGAGTACCGAGGCTTGGCAGCTTTGGTAGCTATGGGGGATATCCTTTCGCAGGATGTGTTTGCTGATGATCCTTCAGTGGTAGTAGTTCCTTATCAAGCGGCGCAGTTAGATGCAGCCCGCGCGGTCACAGGACTTGACGAGGACGCCTGCAAAATTATGCTGGAGGAGACGCAGATGATACGTGAAGAAATTGCCTCACTGGCAGCGGAGCTCTTCTGA
- a CDS encoding GAF domain-containing protein — protein MDTAQTVSLIEDILKGNKTRKDLDVVEDKALRAALQKVSFVVLEKQIAYRSLNDLRINYDKIINALSCAIVLLQSDKNFPGYSEAARHSLEIISLELPFHNAALYLVPENPGEDGLVELVGYYNREEQRVIITGDQEEPLIHGPEEGIIGWVSQHRETALLGDVERDTRFLPIDGLGMQVSSLICTPLVSRGKFMGVLSFSHHIKGFFHEHDIRILETMGEFIAYYLYHSVLVGCAEESP, from the coding sequence ATGGATACGGCACAGACAGTTTCTCTTATCGAGGACATTCTCAAGGGTAACAAGACTCGAAAAGACTTGGATGTTGTAGAAGACAAGGCGTTGCGCGCAGCATTGCAGAAGGTTTCTTTTGTGGTGTTGGAAAAACAGATTGCCTATCGCTCTCTCAATGATTTGCGCATTAATTACGATAAGATCATCAATGCTCTTTCCTGTGCCATTGTCCTGTTGCAAAGCGACAAAAACTTCCCTGGCTATAGTGAGGCTGCACGCCACTCTCTGGAAATCATATCCCTGGAGCTACCTTTTCATAACGCAGCGCTTTATCTCGTGCCGGAAAATCCAGGGGAGGATGGGTTAGTAGAGCTGGTGGGGTACTACAATCGCGAGGAGCAGCGCGTAATTATTACTGGTGATCAAGAAGAACCTTTGATTCATGGTCCAGAGGAGGGGATTATTGGCTGGGTGAGCCAGCACCGGGAAACGGCACTGCTGGGTGATGTGGAGCGCGACACCCGCTTCTTGCCCATTGATGGCCTGGGGATGCAGGTGAGCTCACTGATCTGCACTCCTCTGGTTAGCCGAGGTAAGTTTATGGGGGTACTAAGCTTTTCCCATCACATCAAAGGTTTCTTTCATGAGCATGATATTCGTATTCTGGAAACAATGGGCGAATTTATTGCTTATTACCTTTATCACAGTGTGCTGGTGGGTTGTGCCGAAGAGTCACCCTAG